The following are from one region of the Nicotiana tomentosiformis chromosome 7, ASM39032v3, whole genome shotgun sequence genome:
- the LOC138896326 gene encoding 1,4-alpha-glucan-branching enzyme 1, chloroplastic/amyloplastic-like, with protein MYVGKIFAYEPESRSSTVAASEKVLVPGGQGDSSLSSTEQLEVADTVPENALASTDVDSSEMEHASQIKAENGDVEPASGLKGNVEELDFASSLQLEEGGKLKESKTLYTSEKSIIDESDRVRKRGIPPPGLGQKIYEIDPLLTNHRQHLDYRFSEYKKMREAIDKYEGGLEAFSRGYEKKGFTRSATGITYREWAPGAKWAALIGDFNNWNPNADIMTRNEFGVWEIFLPNNADGSPAIPHGPRVKIHMDTPSGVKDSIPAWIKFSVQPPGEIPYNGIYYDPPEEVTHSFLCCS; from the exons ATGTATGTAGGGAAGATTTTTGCTTACGAGCCCGAATCCCGATCTTCTACAGTTGCAGCATCAGAGAAAGTCCTTGTTCCTGGCGGCCAGGGTGACAGCTCCTTATCCTCAACTGAACAATTGGAGGTTGCTGATACAGTTCCAGAAAATGCCCTG GCATCAACTGATGTAGATAGTTCAGAAATGGAACATGCTAGCCAGATTAAAGCTGAGAACGGTGACGTCGAGCCAGCAAGTGGTCTTAAAGGAAATGTTGAAGAGCTGGATTTTGCTTCATCACTACAACTAGAAGAAGGTGGTAAACTGAAGGAGTCCAAAACATTATATACTTCTGAAAAGTCAATCATCGATGAATCTGATAGAGTTAGAAAGAGGGGCATTCCTCCACCTGGACTTGGTCAGAAGATTTACGAAATAGACCCCCTTTTGACAAACCATCGTCAACACCTTGATTACAG GTTTTCAGAGTACAAGAAAATGAGGGAGGCAATTGACAAGTATGAGGGTGGTTTGGAAGCTTTTTCTCGTGGTTACGAAAAAAAGGGTTTCACTCGTAG TGCTACAGGTATCACTTATCGGGAGTGGGCTCCTGGTGCCAAG TGGGCTGCCCTCATTGGAGATTTCAACAATTGGAACCCAAATGCTGACATCATGACTCGG AACGAATTTGGTGTCTGGGAGATTTTTTTGCCAAATAATGCGGACGGCTCTCCTGCAATTCCTCATGGGCCTAGAGTGAAA ATACATATGGACACTCCATCAGGTGTAAAGGATTCCATTCCTGCTTGGATTAAGTTCTCTGTTCAGCCTCCTGGTGAAATTCCATACAACGGAATATACTATGATCCACCCGAAGAGGTTACACACTCTTTTCTCTGTTGTTCCTAA